Proteins found in one Pontibacter sp. SGAir0037 genomic segment:
- a CDS encoding ThuA domain-containing protein: MNSKVLPFKALFLFVIIGFSILSACSSKRSGDPRILVFSKTSGYHHASIAAGNVALMKLGAENGFVVDTTSNATFIHEDSLAKYAAVVFLNTTGDVLDQYQEADFERYIQAGGGFVGIHAATDTEYDWEWYGKMVGGYFESHPQVQEATIQVVDNSHASTKHLQAQWKKTDEWYNFKNLNTDVKVLLKLDERSYEGGKNGDNHPIAWYHEYDGGRAFYTGLGHTEESYQDETFLKHLLGGIQYAIDDNKELNYSKASSERVPAEERFVKTVLAQGVFAEPTEMTILPNLDVLVAQRRGELMLYSQETKTVTQVGYLNVYHKATVQGVNAEEGLMGIVADPDFKNNNYVYLYYSPIDTSVNRLSRFVFRNNRLDMQSEKVVLQFYSQRNICCHTGGSLAFGKDRMLYLSTGDNSTPFNEKGQRYVTNGFAPLDDRPGHEQYDARRTAGNTNDLRGKILRIKMKEDGTYEIPDGNLFPKNEQKAKPEIYVMGNRNPYRISVDQKNGYLYWGEVGPDAANDSLGVRGPRGYDEFNQARKAGFFGWPLFVGNNYSYHRYDYAAGKAGATFDPAKPVNDSRNNTGLRELPPAQPAFIWYPYAESPDFPQVGSGGRTAMAGPVYYTDMFPKATAYPEYYNGKVFFYEWMRNWIKVLTLKPNGDLQKMESFMANTTFNSQMDMEVGPDGKIYIVEYGKGWFMANPEAALVRIDYIAGNLPPKIISFEVDRTSGVNPLQITAKVKAVDPEKDKIVYRWRVGNFQKETREPYLQHAIREPGAHVVSVEVVDSNGASRKSEEITVNSGNAQPVVSIELKGNRTFYFPGQQVQYQVKVVDEGDKVDMNNLYVSTDYIKGTDLAGASMGHQVVSEEIMGRNLMAASDCKSCHKVDEKSIGPSFTEVSLKYKTDREAPNYLTEKIIKGGSGVWGANAMPAHPTMDPSEARQIVRWVMSLAEAGTRKPSLPAAGEVAAEANREPGQASVLKLEATYTDNGGPRAPLPLTGANAIYLRNSSMDVSEFSTINSFARKDSLGSQYLVFPGGDGWLKVNQVDLTGIGSIELTGFSNGQAGRYQVEVRTGRVDGTKIGDGQISFGAEKGKVTGTVSLQRGTGAEFQDVFIIFKPVNGGAANRKPMLKTVRFVKQ, from the coding sequence ATGAACTCTAAAGTCTTGCCTTTTAAGGCACTCTTTCTCTTCGTAATTATTGGTTTTAGTATACTCAGTGCCTGTAGCAGCAAGCGCTCCGGTGATCCCAGAATCTTGGTATTCAGCAAAACCAGCGGCTATCACCATGCTTCAATTGCTGCCGGCAATGTAGCGCTCATGAAGCTGGGAGCGGAAAACGGTTTTGTAGTGGACACCACTTCCAACGCGACATTCATACATGAAGACTCTCTGGCAAAGTATGCTGCTGTTGTTTTCCTGAATACTACCGGTGATGTGCTGGACCAGTACCAGGAGGCTGATTTTGAACGCTACATTCAGGCGGGAGGTGGTTTTGTTGGTATACATGCCGCCACCGATACTGAGTACGACTGGGAATGGTATGGTAAAATGGTTGGCGGGTATTTCGAGAGCCACCCACAGGTACAGGAGGCAACTATACAGGTGGTGGATAACAGCCACGCCTCTACCAAACATTTACAGGCGCAGTGGAAGAAGACGGATGAGTGGTATAATTTCAAGAACCTGAATACAGACGTGAAGGTACTGCTGAAGTTGGATGAGCGTAGCTACGAAGGCGGGAAGAACGGCGATAATCACCCGATTGCCTGGTACCACGAGTATGATGGTGGGCGTGCCTTTTATACAGGACTTGGCCATACGGAAGAATCTTACCAGGACGAAACTTTCCTGAAGCACTTGCTGGGCGGGATTCAGTATGCCATAGATGATAACAAAGAACTAAACTACAGCAAGGCAAGTTCGGAGCGTGTGCCGGCGGAAGAGCGCTTTGTGAAAACGGTACTGGCGCAAGGTGTGTTTGCGGAACCTACCGAAATGACTATCCTGCCTAACCTGGATGTGCTGGTGGCGCAAAGAAGAGGAGAATTGATGCTGTACAGCCAGGAGACGAAAACTGTAACGCAGGTGGGATACCTGAATGTGTACCACAAAGCCACCGTGCAAGGGGTAAATGCAGAGGAGGGCCTTATGGGTATAGTGGCCGATCCTGATTTTAAAAATAACAACTACGTTTACCTGTACTATAGCCCGATCGATACTTCTGTAAACCGTTTGTCGCGCTTTGTTTTCCGTAATAACCGCCTGGATATGCAATCGGAGAAAGTGGTGCTGCAGTTTTACTCCCAACGTAACATCTGCTGCCATACAGGAGGCTCTCTGGCCTTTGGTAAAGACAGAATGCTATACCTTTCCACTGGCGATAACTCTACTCCTTTTAATGAAAAGGGCCAGCGCTACGTGACCAACGGCTTTGCTCCGCTCGACGATCGTCCGGGCCATGAGCAGTACGATGCCCGCCGCACCGCAGGTAATACCAACGATCTGCGCGGCAAAATCTTAAGAATAAAAATGAAGGAGGACGGAACCTACGAGATACCTGATGGGAACCTGTTTCCGAAGAACGAACAGAAAGCGAAGCCCGAGATTTATGTAATGGGTAACCGTAACCCATACCGTATTTCAGTAGACCAGAAAAACGGCTATCTATACTGGGGAGAGGTAGGACCGGATGCTGCTAACGATAGCCTTGGCGTTCGTGGTCCGAGAGGGTACGATGAATTTAACCAGGCCCGTAAGGCAGGTTTTTTTGGATGGCCACTCTTTGTCGGAAATAACTATTCGTACCACCGCTACGATTATGCTGCCGGTAAGGCAGGCGCGACTTTCGATCCGGCTAAGCCTGTGAACGACTCCCGCAACAATACAGGTCTGCGAGAGCTGCCTCCCGCACAACCGGCCTTTATCTGGTATCCTTATGCCGAATCACCGGACTTTCCGCAGGTAGGTTCCGGTGGCCGTACTGCCATGGCAGGGCCGGTATACTATACCGATATGTTTCCGAAAGCAACGGCCTATCCGGAGTACTATAACGGTAAAGTTTTCTTCTATGAGTGGATGCGTAACTGGATTAAAGTACTGACACTGAAACCAAATGGCGATCTGCAAAAGATGGAGTCATTTATGGCCAACACTACATTCAACTCTCAGATGGATATGGAAGTAGGTCCGGATGGTAAAATCTATATTGTGGAGTACGGCAAAGGCTGGTTTATGGCTAACCCGGAAGCTGCCCTGGTGCGCATAGATTATATTGCCGGAAACCTGCCACCGAAGATTATATCTTTTGAGGTGGATAGAACCAGTGGGGTAAATCCATTACAGATCACGGCCAAAGTGAAAGCTGTTGACCCGGAAAAAGATAAGATAGTTTACAGATGGCGTGTGGGCAACTTCCAGAAGGAGACGCGCGAGCCATACCTGCAGCATGCTATCAGAGAGCCGGGAGCTCATGTGGTAAGCGTAGAGGTGGTAGACAGTAACGGAGCTTCCCGCAAAAGTGAGGAGATAACCGTGAACTCCGGTAATGCCCAACCAGTGGTTTCTATAGAATTGAAAGGTAACCGTACTTTCTACTTCCCGGGACAGCAGGTACAATACCAGGTAAAGGTGGTAGACGAGGGAGATAAAGTAGATATGAATAACTTATATGTATCTACGGACTACATCAAAGGAACTGATCTGGCCGGCGCTTCTATGGGGCACCAGGTCGTGTCGGAGGAGATTATGGGTAGAAACCTGATGGCTGCCTCGGACTGTAAGTCCTGCCATAAAGTAGATGAAAAATCTATAGGTCCGTCATTTACGGAGGTGTCGCTTAAGTATAAAACCGATCGTGAGGCTCCCAACTACCTGACAGAGAAAATCATCAAAGGTGGCAGCGGTGTCTGGGGAGCAAACGCTATGCCGGCTCACCCTACAATGGATCCGTCGGAGGCTCGCCAGATTGTGCGCTGGGTAATGTCGCTTGCAGAAGCAGGCACCAGGAAGCCTTCTTTACCGGCAGCAGGCGAGGTGGCCGCGGAAGCTAACAGAGAGCCCGGGCAGGCATCAGTACTGAAGCTGGAAGCTACCTATACCGATAATGGCGGTCCGAGAGCGCCACTGCCACTGACAGGAGCCAATGCCATATACCTGCGCAACAGCAGCATGGATGTGAGTGAGTTTAGCACTATAAATTCATTTGCCCGCAAAGATTCGCTGGGTAGCCAGTACCTTGTTTTCCCTGGCGGAGATGGCTGGCTGAAAGTGAACCAGGTAGATTTAACAGGTATCGGGAGTATAGAATTAACAGGCTTCAGCAATGGACAGGCTGGCCGCTATCAGGTAGAGGTGCGTACTGGCCGTGTAGACGGTACGAAGATAGGTGACGGGCAAATAAGCTTCGGCGCTGAGAAAGGCAAAGTTACCGGTACTGTATCGTTGCAGAGAGGCACCGGCGCCGAGTTTCAGGATGTGTTCATCATCTTTAAACCAGTAAACGGTGGTGCTGCCAACAGAAAACCAATGCTGAAAACGGTAAGGTTTGTGAAGCAGTAG
- a CDS encoding HAMP domain-containing sensor histidine kinase produces MTIRAKLTLKFAIIIAIILILFSLVVYYFTSLYRQDDFYKRIERRAYIVAHHVLDADELSEQERHRNQVKYYQVLPYEVVKVFDTNGKLLFSDGEGALNINQKLLERVVRQKKVEYEHGTRQVVGIYYPDNQGEFIVFSSCIDAYSLRKLQHLKVILIVGLLGSLVVVIIAGWLFSQQALQPITKVVSEVEKINASGLHMRLSNAEGKDEVSHLAQTFNKMLDRLELAFEMQRTFVSNASHELRTPLTAMIGELEVALMKDRELKEYQRVLSSILEDARLLAELSNGLLQIAQASIDSSKIKQTYLRFDELVWLATDQARKRQPNAAIHIDFLNFPEDEDRLVVKGNEALLLIAIVNVIENAIKFSPSGQSAVGQIIINGRMVQLKVKDKGLGITVEDLKHVFVPFFRADNVRNISGHGIGLPLAERILKLHKGSIHIASQINEGTEVTISLPQAYGFIAI; encoded by the coding sequence ATGACCATCCGGGCAAAGCTCACGCTTAAATTTGCTATTATCATAGCCATTATCCTTATTCTGTTCTCGCTGGTGGTGTACTACTTTACTTCGCTGTACCGGCAGGACGACTTTTACAAGCGGATCGAGCGCAGGGCTTATATTGTGGCGCACCATGTGCTGGATGCTGATGAGCTAAGTGAGCAGGAACGACATCGGAACCAGGTGAAGTATTACCAGGTGCTGCCCTACGAAGTGGTAAAGGTGTTTGATACCAACGGAAAATTGCTTTTCTCAGACGGAGAAGGTGCCCTTAACATAAATCAGAAGCTGTTGGAAAGAGTGGTGCGGCAGAAAAAGGTAGAGTACGAGCATGGCACCAGGCAGGTAGTAGGTATTTATTACCCTGATAACCAGGGGGAATTTATTGTTTTCTCTTCCTGTATCGACGCCTACAGTTTGCGTAAGCTGCAGCATTTAAAAGTAATTCTGATTGTTGGTTTATTAGGGTCTCTGGTGGTGGTTATTATTGCCGGATGGCTGTTTTCGCAGCAAGCCTTGCAGCCTATCACAAAAGTAGTAAGCGAGGTAGAAAAAATTAATGCTTCGGGGCTGCACATGCGCTTAAGTAATGCCGAAGGCAAAGATGAGGTTTCGCACCTGGCACAAACTTTTAATAAAATGCTCGACAGGCTTGAACTTGCCTTCGAAATGCAGCGGACATTTGTTTCGAATGCCTCGCACGAGCTTCGTACGCCTTTAACCGCAATGATTGGGGAACTGGAAGTTGCCCTTATGAAGGACCGGGAGCTGAAAGAGTACCAGCGGGTGCTTTCTTCAATCCTGGAAGATGCGCGTTTGCTGGCGGAGCTTTCAAATGGCTTACTGCAGATTGCACAGGCCAGTATAGATTCTTCTAAAATAAAACAGACTTACCTGCGCTTCGATGAACTGGTGTGGCTGGCAACCGACCAGGCCCGCAAACGGCAGCCAAATGCCGCCATTCATATAGATTTCCTTAATTTCCCGGAAGATGAAGACCGCCTGGTTGTAAAAGGAAACGAGGCGCTTTTGCTTATTGCAATCGTTAACGTTATCGAAAATGCTATCAAATTCTCGCCATCCGGCCAAAGTGCCGTTGGGCAGATTATCATAAACGGTAGAATGGTGCAGCTAAAGGTAAAGGACAAAGGACTGGGAATAACAGTGGAAGACCTGAAGCATGTATTCGTGCCGTTTTTCCGGGCAGATAATGTGCGGAATATATCTGGTCACGGAATTGGCCTGCCACTGGCAGAGCGTATTTTAAAACTGCACAAGGGCAGTATACATATTGCCTCTCAAATTAATGAAGGAACGGAGGTAACTATATCGCTGCCACAGGCTTATGGTTTTATCGCTATTTAA
- a CDS encoding response regulator transcription factor, whose protein sequence is MKILLIEDEPKVASFIKKGLEEQAYEVDQAYDGFFGAKLALQNNYDVVVLDLILPKMNGLDVCREIRNQKSSVPILMLTALGTTDDKIVGLDAGADDYLTKPFEFKELLARIRALNRRSGESSSTEKLVLADLEMDAIKKSVTRAGKSISLTAREFTLLQYLLRNKGRVISRVDILENVWETSFDTGSNVIDVYINFLRKKVDKGYDNKLIHTLVGMGYVLKEQDEV, encoded by the coding sequence ATGAAGATACTACTCATTGAGGATGAGCCTAAAGTAGCCTCTTTTATAAAGAAGGGTCTGGAAGAACAGGCGTACGAGGTCGATCAGGCTTACGACGGGTTCTTTGGCGCCAAGCTTGCCCTGCAGAATAACTATGATGTAGTGGTGCTCGACCTCATCCTGCCCAAAATGAACGGACTCGATGTGTGCCGTGAGATCAGAAATCAAAAGAGTAGCGTTCCTATTCTGATGCTTACCGCCCTCGGCACCACCGATGATAAAATTGTAGGATTGGATGCGGGAGCAGATGATTATCTTACTAAACCTTTCGAATTTAAAGAGTTGCTGGCGCGTATCAGGGCGCTGAACCGGCGATCCGGGGAAAGTAGTTCAACCGAAAAGCTGGTGCTGGCCGATCTGGAAATGGATGCCATCAAAAAATCGGTCACCAGAGCAGGCAAGTCGATTAGCCTCACAGCCCGTGAGTTTACTTTACTGCAATACCTGCTGCGTAACAAAGGGCGCGTTATTTCCAGGGTGGATATACTGGAAAATGTTTGGGAAACCTCTTTCGATACAGGTAGCAATGTGATAGATGTGTACATCAACTTCCTTAGGAAGAAGGTAGACAAAGGCTACGACAACAAGTTGATTCATACCTTGGTGGGCATGGGGTATGTGCTTAAAGAACAGGACGAAGTATGA
- a CDS encoding DsbA family protein, which translates to MITAPHNPTILYVTNPMCAWCYGFTPVVRRLQALWQGRLNVRVLLGNLQAYATEPIQPKERELLALSWHRVQERTSLPFDYSFFTRSGFVYRTEPVCRALLAVRLLRPVLTLEVLRAFHSAFYSDGQDITDTGVLVNIVRLFGISENLFMTLFEAEEIMMQLEEEFLYVENIGATNFPSIYVEDIHGPQLLVKGFSSLNELEEQLLLKLNRG; encoded by the coding sequence ATGATAACTGCTCCGCATAACCCTACTATTCTTTATGTAACAAACCCAATGTGCGCCTGGTGCTATGGCTTTACCCCCGTGGTGCGACGGCTGCAGGCTCTCTGGCAGGGGAGGCTGAATGTGCGGGTGTTGCTGGGGAACCTGCAGGCCTATGCAACAGAACCTATACAGCCTAAAGAGAGGGAGCTGCTGGCACTAAGCTGGCACCGGGTACAGGAGCGCACCAGCCTTCCGTTCGACTATAGCTTTTTTACACGGTCAGGCTTCGTTTACCGCACAGAGCCGGTATGCAGAGCGCTGCTGGCTGTGCGCCTGTTGCGGCCTGTGCTTACACTGGAGGTGCTACGGGCTTTTCATTCAGCTTTTTATTCCGATGGCCAGGATATAACAGACACAGGTGTTCTGGTGAATATTGTCAGGCTGTTCGGGATATCTGAAAACCTGTTCATGACACTTTTTGAGGCAGAAGAGATTATGATGCAGCTCGAAGAGGAATTTCTTTACGTAGAAAACATAGGAGCAACAAATTTCCCGAGCATTTATGTAGAAGACATTCATGGACCGCAATTACTCGTAAAAGGATTCAGTAGCTTGAATGAACTGGAAGAGCAGCTGTTGCTAAAGCTAAACAGAGGCTGA
- a CDS encoding OsmC family protein, which yields MQVELTRVDQDFHFQATGASGVAINIDGSPDIGGHNAGARPMELLLMGLGGCSAIDIILILKKQRQQITSFDIKVNAEREKVGDASIFKSIQVHYILGGPLDADKVKRAIDLSLEKYCSVATILYKTATIDYTFEIVG from the coding sequence ATGCAAGTAGAATTAACACGCGTAGACCAGGATTTCCACTTCCAGGCAACAGGTGCATCGGGAGTTGCAATTAATATTGATGGTTCTCCGGACATAGGTGGTCATAATGCAGGTGCAAGGCCAATGGAATTATTACTGATGGGTTTGGGAGGATGCAGCGCTATCGACATTATCCTGATCCTTAAAAAGCAGCGACAGCAAATTACCTCTTTCGATATTAAAGTAAATGCAGAACGCGAAAAAGTAGGCGATGCTTCTATCTTTAAAAGCATTCAGGTGCACTACATTTTAGGTGGTCCCTTGGATGCGGATAAAGTAAAAAGAGCAATCGACCTATCGCTGGAAAAATATTGCTCTGTAGCAACTATACTTTACAAAACGGCCACTATAGACTATACTTTTGAAATTGTTGGCTGA
- a CDS encoding SDR family NAD(P)-dependent oxidoreductase: MKEYYSSKVVLVTGGAQGIGLGMVQAFARAGATVIMADADKEAGDEAIQWLKEQELEAAFITCDVAEEEQVKALMLQVSEHHKQLDALINNAGISNPDVGSLEDMPVADFDRVLAVNLRGPLLCTKYALPLLYKAAYPAILNISSTRAFMSEPNTFPYSASKGGLEALTHSLAVSLTEPRVRVNAIAPGWIEVGPWEKESKRYEPLHTRQDKEQHPVGRVGTPEDIAEAALFLCSDKAGFITGQSLTIDGGMTIKMICH; encoded by the coding sequence ATGAAAGAATATTATTCCTCTAAAGTTGTTCTTGTTACAGGAGGCGCTCAGGGTATAGGGCTGGGTATGGTACAGGCATTTGCACGGGCCGGGGCTACTGTTATCATGGCCGATGCCGATAAAGAAGCAGGAGATGAAGCAATACAATGGCTGAAAGAGCAGGAACTGGAAGCTGCCTTTATCACCTGCGATGTAGCAGAAGAAGAGCAGGTAAAGGCATTGATGCTGCAGGTTAGTGAGCACCATAAACAGCTCGATGCGCTGATAAACAATGCCGGCATCAGCAATCCGGATGTAGGTTCTCTGGAAGATATGCCTGTTGCTGATTTTGACAGGGTACTGGCCGTAAACCTGCGCGGTCCTTTGCTGTGTACCAAATATGCTTTGCCTTTGCTGTATAAAGCGGCCTATCCAGCTATCCTGAATATTTCTTCTACCAGGGCTTTTATGTCGGAGCCCAATACCTTTCCTTACAGTGCGTCTAAGGGTGGACTGGAGGCACTCACACATTCATTGGCTGTGAGCCTGACAGAGCCGCGCGTGCGAGTAAATGCCATTGCGCCGGGTTGGATAGAGGTTGGCCCCTGGGAGAAAGAGAGCAAGCGTTATGAACCTCTCCATACCAGGCAGGATAAAGAGCAGCACCCGGTAGGCAGGGTAGGTACACCCGAAGATATTGCCGAAGCAGCTTTATTTCTATGCTCCGATAAAGCAGGCTTTATTACAGGCCAGAGCTTAACGATAGACGGCGGTATGACCATTAAGATGATTTGTCATTAA
- a CDS encoding S1/P1 nuclease, producing the protein MANNILKKILLVGLFLYLPLQTMAWGMLGHRIVGEIADLHLSRKARKQVQQILGTESVAIASNWADFIKSDPAYNYLNTWHYINFEEGMSHEAIDAYLAQDTVTDAYTKLNFMIQELKNKQLPLEQKQMYLRLVIHIVGDMHQPMHAGRPGDLGGNRIRVSWFNQPSNLHRVWDEQLIEYQQLSYTEYVKAINHTTKKQTQEWQKQPINQWLFESYVLADQLYKEIEQPEQKLSYAYNFRHVYSLNEQLLKGGVRLAGVLNEIFG; encoded by the coding sequence ATGGCAAATAACATCTTAAAAAAAATACTTCTGGTTGGTTTATTTCTGTACCTCCCGCTGCAAACCATGGCTTGGGGCATGCTGGGCCATCGCATAGTAGGAGAAATAGCTGACCTCCATTTATCCCGGAAAGCCAGAAAGCAAGTGCAGCAGATCTTAGGCACCGAATCGGTTGCGATTGCCAGCAACTGGGCCGATTTTATTAAATCTGATCCTGCTTATAATTACCTGAACACTTGGCATTACATCAACTTTGAGGAAGGCATGTCGCACGAAGCAATTGATGCTTACCTGGCACAAGACACGGTAACCGATGCTTATACCAAGCTCAATTTTATGATACAGGAGCTGAAAAACAAGCAGCTGCCTCTGGAGCAAAAACAAATGTACCTGCGACTTGTGATTCATATTGTGGGTGACATGCACCAGCCCATGCATGCCGGCCGGCCGGGCGACTTGGGTGGCAACAGGATCAGGGTAAGCTGGTTTAACCAACCTTCTAACCTGCACCGGGTATGGGATGAGCAACTAATAGAGTATCAGCAACTCAGCTATACCGAGTATGTGAAAGCAATTAACCATACCACCAAAAAGCAAACCCAGGAATGGCAAAAGCAGCCGATCAACCAATGGCTGTTCGAGTCTTACGTACTGGCCGACCAACTGTACAAGGAAATAGAGCAGCCAGAACAGAAGCTAAGCTACGCATACAATTTCAGGCACGTGTATAGCTTAAATGAGCAATTACTAAAGGGAGGTGTAAGGCTGGCAGGTGTGTTGAACGAGATTTTCGGGTAA
- a CDS encoding cation diffusion facilitator family transporter: protein MAHQHHHHHTHHHHQASNNIKVAFFLNLSFAVFEIVGGLWINSMAILSDALHDLGDSLSLGLAWYFERLSKKGRDHSYSYGYKRFSLLGAVINSVILLAGSVLVLLVAIPRLFHPEAVHAPGMILFAVAGILVNGIAALRLNKGTSLNEKVVMLHLLEDIFGWAAVLAGGIIMYFFDLPVIDPLLSLVITCFILYNVVKNLREGLKILLQATPAHIEMPALEQRLEKLPEIRSVHDLHLWTLDGTNHILTMHAVVDPQVSLDQSEEIKQRIRTAMADLEIHHVTIELEAAGQACGQPECGKLQQ from the coding sequence ATGGCACATCAGCATCACCACCATCATACGCATCATCACCATCAGGCAAGCAACAATATTAAAGTAGCTTTTTTTCTTAACCTGAGTTTTGCTGTATTCGAGATCGTTGGCGGCTTATGGATCAACAGTATGGCTATTCTGTCGGACGCGCTGCACGACCTCGGCGATTCTCTCTCGCTCGGACTTGCCTGGTATTTTGAAAGATTATCAAAAAAAGGCAGGGATCATAGTTACTCATACGGTTATAAGCGCTTTTCACTCTTAGGCGCTGTTATTAATTCTGTTATTTTGCTGGCAGGATCTGTGTTGGTGCTGCTGGTGGCAATTCCCAGGCTGTTCCACCCGGAAGCGGTTCACGCACCCGGAATGATCCTTTTTGCAGTGGCAGGTATACTGGTAAATGGTATAGCCGCACTCCGGTTAAACAAGGGCACATCGCTCAACGAAAAAGTAGTTATGCTGCACCTGCTGGAGGATATATTTGGCTGGGCAGCAGTATTGGCTGGCGGTATTATCATGTATTTTTTCGACCTGCCTGTGATTGACCCACTGCTGTCGCTTGTCATCACCTGCTTTATACTTTACAATGTTGTGAAGAACCTGCGCGAGGGGCTGAAGATCCTGTTGCAGGCTACTCCTGCCCATATCGAAATGCCTGCCCTGGAACAAAGGCTGGAGAAGCTGCCCGAAATCAGATCGGTGCATGATCTGCACCTCTGGACACTGGATGGCACCAACCATATTTTAACGATGCACGCCGTCGTAGATCCCCAGGTTTCCCTCGATCAGTCGGAAGAGATAAAGCAACGGATCAGGACGGCCATGGCCGATCTGGAAATACACCATGTTACCATTGAGCTCGAAGCGGCAGGCCAGGCCTGTGGGCAGCCGGAATGCGGCAAATTACAGCAGTAG
- a CDS encoding DUF1801 domain-containing protein, which yields MRSKTTVNQVDEYLEKLTPEKLLLAQELRRIITSTAAHLEECVRWDSPCYFFYGPVCYFASSRSGLHFGFFRGKELDDPEKRLVSRNGQMLHVKVRSMDDINEAYFVELIKQAVHLNQN from the coding sequence ATGAGAAGTAAAACAACCGTAAACCAGGTAGATGAATACCTCGAAAAACTGACTCCCGAAAAACTGTTGCTTGCCCAGGAACTGCGCCGGATCATAACTTCCACAGCGGCTCACCTGGAAGAATGCGTGCGGTGGGATAGTCCGTGTTATTTCTTTTATGGGCCCGTTTGTTACTTTGCCTCTTCAAGGAGTGGTCTGCACTTTGGGTTCTTTCGGGGCAAAGAGCTCGATGATCCGGAAAAAAGACTAGTGAGCCGTAACGGGCAAATGCTTCACGTTAAAGTAAGATCGATGGATGATATTAATGAGGCTTATTTTGTTGAGCTGATAAAGCAGGCTGTCCATTTAAACCAAAATTAA
- a CDS encoding phosphoadenylyl-sulfate reductase has protein sequence MSQSLSSLEAQIPALLSLLEGKTAEEGLRFLATQFEGSIAFSSSLGLEDQLITHFIYENNLPIRVFTLDTGRLFNETYSLLNRTNEHYGRKMEVYFPKHEAIQNLVNEKGPLSFYNSVEDRKECCYHRKVEPLKRALQGVQIWVTGIRADQSDARQGLQLLEWDDNFKVIKFNPLLAWTFEEVRAAIKEYRIPYNSLHDKGFISIGCAPCTRAIRIGEDFRAGRWWWEDNSKKECGLHTH, from the coding sequence ATGAGTCAGTCATTATCATCGTTAGAAGCTCAGATCCCAGCCTTATTATCTTTATTAGAAGGTAAAACAGCTGAAGAAGGATTACGTTTTCTGGCAACTCAATTCGAAGGAAGTATTGCTTTCTCCTCCAGCTTAGGTTTAGAAGATCAGTTAATCACACACTTCATTTACGAAAACAACCTGCCAATCCGTGTTTTTACGCTGGACACCGGAAGGCTATTTAACGAAACTTACAGTCTGCTTAATCGCACCAACGAGCATTATGGCAGAAAAATGGAAGTATACTTCCCTAAGCATGAAGCAATTCAGAACCTGGTAAACGAAAAAGGCCCGCTTAGCTTCTATAACTCTGTCGAAGACCGCAAAGAATGCTGCTACCACCGCAAGGTGGAGCCGCTTAAGCGAGCCCTGCAGGGAGTTCAGATCTGGGTTACTGGTATCCGTGCCGATCAGTCGGACGCCCGCCAGGGGCTGCAGTTACTGGAGTGGGACGATAACTTTAAAGTGATTAAGTTTAACCCGCTGCTGGCCTGGACATTTGAAGAAGTCAGAGCGGCTATCAAAGAGTACAGAATTCCTTATAACTCTTTGCATGATAAAGGCTTTATCAGCATTGGCTGTGCTCCTTGTACACGTGCTATCCGCATTGGAGAAGACTTCAGGGCAGGCCGTTGGTGGTGGGAAGACAACTCTAAAAAAGAGTGCGGTCTCCACACCCATTAA